A genome region from Sphingobium sp. CR2-8 includes the following:
- a CDS encoding prolyl hydroxylase family protein: MTAPDIDADPARIAAHSRIQRVPSKELTLFIQRDFLNGQECAALVALIDAKRRPSTIADANGDGYFRTSETCDLDHAEPFVAAINARLDDFVGIATAHGEPIQGQRYDVGQEFKAHTDYFDPKGADYARYCSVAGNRTWTLMVYLDQPAAGGATRFTKIGKTVQPESGKLLAWNNRIASGQPNPASIHHGMKVRSGVKHVITKWYRERPWG, from the coding sequence ATGACGGCCCCCGATATAGACGCCGACCCGGCCCGGATCGCGGCGCATTCCCGCATCCAACGCGTGCCGAGCAAGGAATTGACGCTGTTCATCCAGCGCGATTTCCTGAACGGGCAGGAATGTGCGGCGCTGGTCGCCCTGATCGATGCAAAGCGCCGCCCGTCCACCATCGCGGACGCCAATGGCGACGGCTATTTCCGCACCAGCGAAACCTGCGATCTCGACCATGCCGAACCCTTCGTCGCTGCGATCAATGCCCGGCTGGACGATTTCGTCGGCATCGCCACCGCCCATGGCGAACCAATTCAGGGTCAGCGCTATGATGTGGGGCAGGAATTCAAGGCGCATACCGATTATTTCGACCCGAAGGGCGCGGACTATGCCCGCTATTGTTCGGTGGCGGGCAATCGCACCTGGACGCTGATGGTCTATCTCGACCAACCGGCGGCAGGCGGCGCGACCCGCTTTACGAAGATCGGCAAGACGGTGCAGCCCGAAAGCGGTAAGCTGCTCGCCTGGAACAATCGGATCGCGTCGGGCCAGCCGAACCCGGCCAGCATCCATCATGGCATGAAGGTGCGGTCGGGGGTGAAGCATGTCATCACCAAATGGTATCGCGAGCGCCCCTGGGGCTGA
- a CDS encoding CYTH and CHAD domain-containing protein: MQPEIELKLDLSPQSADLFATWPPLQALESEKATLLATYFDTPDHRLAEHGVSLRIRRSGRRRIQTVKANGQGGAGLFSRDEWERPVRGSIPILDDSTPVAALLGAAVADIAPVFEVEVQRRTWLVSQDDAVIELVLDQGVVRAGGREQVICEIELELKSGAPAALFALARRIDADIAVRPGVLSKSERGYRLTDALPSAYKAERVALDPDVSIGAAFRQIVALCLRHYRLNEALLLDGYAPEALHQARVAIRRLRTALTLFKPLLRTEDVARFQDELRWLAGIMGDARDLDVLAVRVTDAAQRQALEAAHGVARDRVMQWLASARVRMLLIDLAEWLADGAGLLPSADRPAAPFAAERLRKLRKRIAKRGKGMKRLSDAARHGVRKDAKKLRYGAEYFGALFEGKKARRRHRAFVGKLERMQDALGALNDLVNVPATLARHGLEMAAGEGDKATLLSSAAHAHADFVDARRFWA; this comes from the coding sequence TTGCAACCGGAAATCGAACTGAAACTGGACCTGTCGCCGCAATCGGCAGACCTGTTTGCGACCTGGCCGCCGCTCCAGGCGCTGGAAAGCGAAAAGGCCACGCTGCTGGCCACCTATTTCGACACACCCGATCACCGATTGGCGGAGCATGGCGTAAGCCTGCGCATTCGCCGGTCGGGCCGTCGCCGCATCCAGACCGTCAAGGCGAACGGACAGGGTGGCGCTGGGCTGTTCAGCCGTGACGAGTGGGAGAGGCCGGTGCGCGGCAGTATCCCGATACTCGACGACAGCACGCCCGTCGCGGCGCTGCTGGGCGCAGCGGTGGCGGATATCGCCCCCGTCTTCGAGGTTGAGGTGCAGCGCCGCACCTGGCTGGTGTCGCAGGACGACGCCGTGATCGAACTGGTGCTGGATCAGGGGGTGGTGCGCGCGGGCGGCCGTGAACAGGTGATTTGCGAAATCGAACTGGAATTGAAGTCGGGCGCGCCCGCCGCGCTGTTTGCGCTGGCCCGGCGGATCGACGCGGACATCGCGGTGCGGCCAGGCGTGCTGAGCAAGTCGGAACGCGGCTATCGGCTGACCGATGCGCTGCCGTCCGCCTATAAGGCGGAACGGGTGGCGCTGGACCCCGACGTTTCCATCGGTGCAGCATTCCGGCAGATCGTCGCCCTGTGCCTGCGCCATTATCGCTTGAACGAGGCGTTGCTGCTCGACGGCTACGCGCCCGAAGCCCTGCATCAGGCACGGGTGGCGATCCGCCGCCTGCGCACGGCCCTGACCCTGTTCAAGCCGCTGCTGCGCACGGAGGATGTCGCACGATTTCAGGACGAGTTGCGCTGGTTGGCCGGCATCATGGGCGACGCTCGCGACCTGGACGTGCTGGCGGTGCGTGTGACGGACGCTGCACAGCGGCAGGCGCTGGAGGCGGCGCATGGCGTCGCGCGCGACCGGGTGATGCAATGGCTGGCGTCGGCGCGTGTGCGCATGCTGCTGATCGATCTGGCGGAATGGCTGGCGGATGGCGCCGGGCTATTGCCATCGGCCGATCGACCGGCCGCGCCCTTCGCGGCGGAGCGGTTGCGCAAGTTGCGCAAGCGGATCGCGAAACGGGGCAAGGGCATGAAGCGGCTGAGCGATGCGGCGCGCCACGGCGTGCGCAAGGATGCCAAGAAGCTGCGTTATGGCGCCGAATATTTTGGTGCATTGTTCGAGGGCAAGAAGGCGCGCCGTCGGCACAGGGCGTTCGTGGGCAAGCTGGAAAGGATGCAGGACGCGCTGGGCGCGCTCAACGATCTGGTCAATGTCCCTGCGACCTTGGCGCGCCATGGACTGGAGATGGCGGCTGGAGAAGGCGACAAGGCCACATTGCTGTCATCCGCCGCCCACGCCCATGCCGACTTCGTGGACGCTCGGCGCTTCTGGGCCTGA
- a CDS encoding TonB-dependent receptor domain-containing protein produces the protein MSKPLSLARLLLISTALVAPMATAQTSSTASPSGGDAGMSTTPSAADESDAQTGNVDVSIPGADIVVTGRRTANISQAAPQVVNVLSAADIKRTGEGDIAGSLQRVTGLSVVSGGFVYVRGLGDRYSLALLNGSPLPSPEPLKRVVPLDIFPTSVIASTLVQKSFSANFPGEFGGGVINLTTKAIPTESYLEIGVGSSANTETSGQMGYTHYGAKSDWTGFDDSSRDVPPLLQDAIKSGTPFPNIPRADLRAIAMQFLNADTTVLQRTNSLPFNFSGSVNAGTATDVGSDGRLGVIATASYSNKWRTRDTLQQASLDPSRGAGKNTQQISTDNDVTVNALLGFGLELGEQKLRWTNLYIRDTLKRSALSVGQNDGQIQGADYMTQNTAWYERQLIDSHLVGEFKLSDALSLDMRGGFSNSQREAPYEREFVYVRTNRALTEDPVGNRFINALNRQRGDASTTFSDLNEDLWSAGADLSYKFSPDFTLTAGYAFTDTKRTSSRYELHYDATNLPLAVQQLRPDYLTSDATIQLYDISLLEFSGNYPVYDAAMRVHAGYAQVQAQVVQGLSFNAGVRYEKGDQSVTGVDVYNTGITPFNQIKKDYWLPAVTVTLEAAKGLQFRASASKTIARPQFRELIAQPYLDTDSNRFFRGNPFLKDSQLWNADIRAEWYMGRDERLIGAAFYKKIDNPIETFTTINDTYNVTTSFANAPEATLYGFELEAQKYVPIDGWANSDFFATRRIALIGNYTYTQSKLKVKDGDTTIPYTYTAGDLPAASDYFLNGVPLTGQSDHLVNLQLGLEDTEKLSQQTLLLTYASDRVTSRGPNLQPDIKERPGVQLDFVARQGVKLPGGINSEFKFEARNILGRKFQEFQQAGDNRVYYNRYKIGTTIAASMTVAF, from the coding sequence ATGTCGAAGCCGCTCAGCCTGGCGCGCCTGCTCCTGATTTCCACCGCACTGGTCGCCCCGATGGCGACAGCGCAGACCAGCTCGACCGCTTCGCCCAGCGGCGGCGACGCCGGCATGAGCACGACGCCCAGCGCCGCAGACGAGTCCGACGCCCAGACCGGCAATGTCGACGTGTCGATCCCCGGCGCGGACATCGTCGTGACCGGTCGCCGCACCGCCAACATCTCCCAGGCCGCGCCGCAGGTCGTCAACGTCCTGTCCGCCGCCGACATCAAGCGGACGGGCGAAGGCGACATCGCCGGCTCGCTCCAGCGCGTGACCGGCCTGTCGGTCGTGTCGGGCGGGTTCGTCTATGTCCGCGGCCTGGGCGATCGCTATTCGCTCGCCCTGTTGAACGGCTCCCCACTGCCCAGCCCCGAACCGCTCAAGCGCGTCGTGCCGCTGGATATCTTTCCGACCAGCGTCATCGCCTCGACGCTGGTGCAGAAAAGCTTTTCCGCCAACTTCCCCGGTGAATTCGGCGGCGGCGTCATCAACCTGACGACCAAGGCGATCCCGACCGAATCCTATCTGGAAATCGGCGTCGGCAGCTCGGCCAACACCGAAACCTCGGGGCAGATGGGCTATACCCATTATGGCGCCAAGTCCGACTGGACCGGCTTCGACGACAGCTCGCGCGACGTACCGCCGCTGTTGCAGGACGCGATCAAGAGCGGCACGCCCTTCCCGAACATACCGCGCGCCGACCTGCGCGCCATCGCGATGCAGTTCCTGAACGCCGACACCACGGTGCTTCAGCGCACCAACAGCCTGCCGTTCAACTTCTCCGGCTCGGTCAATGCGGGCACGGCGACGGATGTCGGCAGCGACGGCCGACTGGGCGTGATCGCCACGGCCTCCTACAGCAACAAGTGGCGCACCCGCGACACGTTGCAGCAGGCCTCGCTCGACCCATCAAGGGGCGCGGGCAAGAATACGCAGCAGATCAGCACCGACAACGACGTTACGGTCAACGCTCTGCTGGGCTTCGGGCTGGAACTGGGCGAGCAGAAGCTGCGCTGGACCAACCTCTATATCCGCGACACGTTGAAGCGCAGCGCGCTGTCGGTCGGCCAGAATGACGGCCAGATCCAGGGCGCGGACTATATGACGCAGAATACCGCCTGGTACGAACGGCAGCTGATCGACAGCCATCTGGTCGGCGAGTTCAAGCTGAGCGATGCGCTAAGCCTCGACATGCGCGGCGGCTTCTCCAACTCGCAGCGTGAAGCGCCCTATGAGCGCGAATTCGTCTACGTCCGCACCAACCGCGCCCTGACCGAAGACCCGGTCGGCAACCGCTTCATCAACGCGCTCAATCGCCAGCGCGGCGACGCCTCGACCACGTTCAGCGACCTCAATGAGGATCTCTGGTCGGCGGGCGCGGACCTCAGCTACAAATTCTCGCCGGACTTCACGCTGACGGCAGGCTATGCCTTCACCGATACCAAGCGCACCTCCTCGCGTTATGAACTCCATTATGACGCCACCAACCTGCCGCTCGCCGTGCAGCAGTTGCGGCCCGACTATCTGACGTCGGACGCCACGATCCAGCTGTACGACATCAGCCTGCTGGAGTTTTCGGGCAATTACCCGGTCTATGACGCGGCGATGCGCGTCCATGCCGGCTATGCGCAGGTGCAGGCGCAGGTCGTCCAGGGCCTCAGCTTCAATGCGGGCGTCCGCTATGAAAAGGGCGACCAGTCGGTCACGGGCGTCGACGTCTACAATACCGGCATCACGCCCTTCAACCAGATCAAGAAGGATTACTGGCTCCCCGCCGTCACCGTCACGCTCGAAGCGGCGAAGGGCCTGCAATTCCGCGCCAGCGCGTCGAAGACCATCGCGCGCCCACAGTTCCGCGAACTCATCGCCCAGCCCTATCTCGACACCGACTCCAACCGTTTCTTCCGCGGCAACCCGTTCCTCAAGGACAGCCAGCTGTGGAACGCGGATATCCGCGCCGAATGGTATATGGGCCGTGACGAGCGGCTGATCGGCGCGGCCTTCTACAAGAAGATCGACAATCCGATCGAAACCTTCACCACCATCAACGACACCTATAATGTGACGACCAGCTTCGCCAACGCGCCCGAAGCGACGCTTTACGGGTTCGAACTGGAAGCGCAGAAATATGTGCCGATCGACGGCTGGGCGAACTCCGATTTCTTTGCGACCCGCCGCATCGCGCTGATCGGCAACTATACCTATACCCAGTCGAAGCTGAAGGTGAAGGACGGGGACACCACCATTCCCTATACCTACACCGCAGGCGACCTGCCCGCCGCGTCGGACTATTTCCTGAACGGCGTGCCGCTCACCGGTCAGTCGGACCATCTGGTCAACCTGCAACTGGGCCTGGAAGATACGGAAAAGCTGTCGCAGCAGACGTTGTTGCTGACCTATGCCAGCGACCGCGTCACCAGCCGTGGTCCCAACCTGCAACCCGATATCAAGGAACGGCCGGGCGTGCAGCTGGACTTCGTCGCCCGTCAGGGCGTGAAGCTGCCCGGCGGGATCAACAGCGAGTTCAAGTTCGAAGCGCGCAACATCCTGGGCCGCAAGTTCCAGGAATTCCAGCAGGCCGGGGACAACCGGGTCTATTATAACCGCTACAAGATCGGCACGACGATCGCGGCCTCGATGACCGTCGCCTTCTGA
- a CDS encoding tetratricopeptide repeat protein, which produces MTKAAVMIGLVLAAMAPGIAQAAPEEMVVVGVADGQLAAKALTAGRFADAQRKLATMPVYGENDPARLINLGNAYAGQGKMAQAREAYRSARFAPEVTLVLANGNEESSRDVAMRGLGRLNPAYAMR; this is translated from the coding sequence ATGACGAAGGCCGCTGTAATGATAGGGCTGGTGCTGGCCGCCATGGCGCCGGGCATCGCTCAGGCGGCCCCCGAAGAGATGGTCGTGGTAGGCGTGGCCGATGGCCAGCTGGCCGCCAAGGCGCTGACCGCCGGGCGCTTCGCCGATGCACAACGCAAGCTGGCGACGATGCCGGTCTATGGCGAGAATGATCCGGCGCGACTGATCAATTTGGGCAACGCCTATGCGGGTCAGGGCAAGATGGCTCAGGCGCGCGAAGCCTATCGTTCGGCGCGTTTCGCGCCCGAGGTGACGCTGGTGCTGGCTAACGGCAATGAAGAATCGTCGCGCGATGTGGCGATGCGGGGGCTGGGTCGCCTGAACCCGGCTTATGCGATGCGCTGA
- a CDS encoding NRDE family protein: protein MCIMAMAWAAHPRWRLILIGNRDEYHARPAAPLARWNDRPGLIAGRDLQSGGTWIGVSEAGRAAIVTNLRGYGAPRPDRASRGALVTDLLAGDGDYADIAQAALADFNPFNLIAIEGDRAHFLTNRPEPLRTALTPGLYGLSNGALDAPWPKTLALKAALLSWLTQDAQDPALLFDPLRQETLPTAGIAPALPSDAPDEAAASPIFIRNPLYGTRCSTVIAVDRHGQGCILERQFDRDGGHAGETALRFAW, encoded by the coding sequence ATGTGCATCATGGCCATGGCATGGGCGGCCCATCCGCGCTGGCGGCTGATCCTGATCGGCAATCGCGACGAATATCATGCGCGCCCCGCAGCACCGCTCGCGCGCTGGAATGATCGCCCCGGCCTCATCGCCGGGCGCGACCTGCAATCGGGCGGCACCTGGATCGGCGTGTCGGAAGCAGGGCGCGCGGCGATCGTCACCAACTTGCGCGGCTATGGCGCGCCCCGGCCCGACCGGGCGTCGCGCGGCGCGCTGGTAACCGACCTGCTGGCCGGAGACGGAGACTATGCCGACATTGCGCAGGCCGCGCTCGCCGATTTCAACCCGTTCAACCTGATCGCGATAGAGGGCGACCGCGCCCACTTCCTCACCAACCGCCCCGAACCGCTGCGCACCGCGCTGACGCCGGGGCTTTACGGCCTGTCCAACGGCGCGCTCGATGCGCCCTGGCCCAAGACGCTGGCGCTCAAGGCGGCGCTCCTGTCCTGGTTGACGCAGGATGCGCAGGACCCCGCCCTGCTGTTCGATCCGCTGCGGCAAGAAACTCTGCCCACCGCCGGCATCGCGCCTGCCCTGCCCTCCGACGCGCCGGACGAAGCGGCCGCCTCGCCCATCTTCATCCGCAACCCGCTTTATGGCACCCGGTGCAGCACCGTGATCGCGGTGGATCGGCACGGGCAAGGCTGCATCCTGGAACGACAATTCGACCGCGACGGCGGTCATGCGGGCGAGACCGCTCTCCGTTTCGCATGGTGA
- a CDS encoding anthranilate synthase component II, with the protein MILVIDNYDSFTWNLVHYLMELGAEVEVVRNDAISAGQALSSGAKAFLLSPGPCTPNEAGVSLDLVAACADAHAPLLGVCLGHQAIGQHFGGKVVRGGLMHGKTSPVTHDGTGLFEGLPSPFTATRYHSLIVEDIPDTLVVNATSEDGSVMGFRHATLPIHSVQFHPESIATEYGHDMLANFLRLAGLPVRTREAA; encoded by the coding sequence ATGATCCTCGTCATCGACAATTATGACAGCTTCACCTGGAACCTGGTCCATTATCTGATGGAACTGGGCGCTGAGGTGGAAGTCGTCCGCAACGACGCCATTTCGGCGGGCCAGGCCCTGTCCAGCGGCGCGAAGGCGTTCCTGCTGTCGCCCGGCCCCTGCACCCCCAATGAGGCGGGCGTCAGCCTGGATCTCGTCGCCGCCTGCGCCGATGCGCACGCGCCGCTGCTGGGCGTGTGCCTGGGCCATCAGGCGATCGGCCAGCATTTCGGGGGCAAGGTCGTGCGCGGCGGGCTGATGCACGGCAAGACATCGCCGGTCACGCATGATGGCACCGGCCTGTTCGAAGGCCTGCCTTCGCCCTTCACGGCGACCCGCTATCATTCGCTGATCGTAGAGGACATTCCCGATACGCTGGTCGTGAACGCCACCAGTGAAGACGGCTCCGTCATGGGCTTCCGCCACGCTACGCTGCCGATCCATTCGGTGCAGTTCCACCCGGAAAGCATCGCCACCGAATATGGGCATGACATGCTGGCGAATTTCTTGCGCCTAGCGGGCTTGCCGGTACGGACGCGTGAAGCGGCCTGA
- the trpD gene encoding anthranilate phosphoribosyltransferase yields MNRLPDPSSPLSADAAAQAFDLLFDADLTDADIAAFLVAMARRGETAVEIAAAARAMRARMISVTAPEGAIDVCGTGGDGHHTLNVSTAVSLVVAAAGVPVAKHGNRAASSKAGAADTLEALGLNLDKAAATAEATLADLGICFLFAQNYHPALKRLGPIRRTIGERTIFNLMGPLANPANVRRQLVGIARPAYVPIYAQALAELGADRAMIVSGDEGLDELSLAGGNDVAEVSADGVIAMRRLSAADLGLSTHPVEAIRGGDAAHNAAALRALLLGEEGPYRDAVLLNAAAALVVADAAHDMREGVEEAAETIDRGLANALLNCWIAYS; encoded by the coding sequence ATGAACCGCCTGCCCGATCCTTCCTCGCCGCTGTCGGCAGACGCCGCCGCCCAGGCGTTCGACCTGCTGTTCGACGCCGACCTGACAGACGCGGACATCGCCGCCTTCCTCGTCGCGATGGCCCGGCGCGGCGAAACCGCAGTGGAGATCGCTGCCGCCGCCCGCGCCATGCGCGCCCGCATGATCTCAGTTACCGCCCCTGAGGGCGCGATCGACGTTTGCGGCACCGGCGGCGACGGGCATCACACGCTGAACGTCTCGACGGCTGTATCCCTCGTCGTCGCAGCAGCGGGCGTCCCGGTCGCCAAACATGGGAACCGCGCCGCATCGTCCAAGGCCGGTGCTGCCGACACGCTCGAAGCGCTGGGCCTGAATCTCGACAAGGCCGCCGCCACCGCCGAAGCGACGCTGGCGGACCTCGGCATCTGCTTCCTCTTCGCCCAAAATTATCACCCCGCGCTCAAACGGCTCGGCCCGATCCGTCGGACTATCGGGGAGCGCACGATCTTCAACCTGATGGGCCCGCTCGCCAACCCCGCCAACGTCCGCCGCCAACTGGTTGGCATCGCGCGCCCGGCCTATGTGCCCATCTATGCGCAGGCGCTGGCGGAACTGGGCGCGGACCGGGCGATGATCGTATCGGGCGACGAGGGGCTGGACGAACTCTCGCTGGCGGGCGGCAACGACGTTGCCGAAGTCTCGGCCGATGGCGTCATCGCGATGCGGCGTCTGAGCGCTGCGGACCTCGGCCTCTCCACCCACCCGGTCGAAGCCATCCGGGGTGGCGATGCCGCCCACAACGCCGCCGCATTGCGCGCCCTCTTGCTGGGTGAGGAAGGGCCGTATCGCGACGCCGTGCTGCTGAACGCCGCCGCCGCCCTTGTCGTGGCCGACGCGGCGCACGACATGCGCGAAGGGGTGGAGGAAGCCGCCGAGACCATCGACCGCGGGCTTGCCAACGCCCTTCTGAATTGCTGGATTGCCTATTCATGA
- the trpC gene encoding indole-3-glycerol phosphate synthase TrpC, with the protein MTNKLIEICDFKREDVARRRAATTVASLHARASEQTPPRGFRQALDAAARSGFGLIAEVKKASPSKGLIRADFDPPAHAQAYAAGGAACLSVLTDEPYFQGHDDYLMAARSACAIPVLRKDFIVDPWQVLESRSLGADAILIIVAALDDGQMQEIEDAALGLGMDALIEVHDEAELERALNLRSRLIGVNNRDLRDFSVDFARTYELVGKAPEGCTFVAESGLTSHADLTTMADHGVRCFLVGETLMRQADVEAATRNLLTGQ; encoded by the coding sequence ATGACCAACAAGCTGATCGAGATTTGCGATTTCAAGCGGGAGGATGTCGCCCGCCGCCGCGCCGCGACCACTGTCGCATCGCTTCATGCCCGCGCCAGCGAGCAAACTCCGCCGCGCGGCTTCCGCCAGGCGCTGGATGCCGCGGCACGCTCGGGCTTCGGCCTGATCGCCGAAGTCAAGAAGGCCAGCCCCTCCAAGGGCCTGATCCGCGCCGACTTCGATCCGCCCGCCCATGCGCAGGCCTATGCGGCGGGCGGCGCAGCCTGCCTGTCGGTCCTGACCGACGAGCCCTATTTCCAGGGCCATGACGATTATCTGATGGCCGCCCGTTCGGCCTGCGCCATCCCCGTGCTGCGCAAGGATTTCATCGTCGATCCCTGGCAGGTGCTGGAAAGCCGGTCGCTGGGTGCCGACGCCATCCTCATCATCGTCGCCGCGCTGGACGACGGGCAGATGCAGGAAATCGAGGATGCGGCCCTGGGCCTGGGCATGGACGCCCTGATCGAAGTGCATGACGAAGCCGAACTGGAGCGCGCCCTGAACCTCCGCTCGCGCCTGATCGGCGTGAATAATCGCGACCTGCGCGACTTCTCCGTCGATTTCGCCCGCACCTATGAACTGGTGGGCAAGGCGCCCGAAGGCTGCACTTTCGTCGCCGAAAGCGGCCTAACCAGCCATGCCGACCTGACCACCATGGCCGATCATGGCGTGCGCTGCTTCCTGGTCGGCGAAACCCTGATGCGCCAGGCCGATGTCGAAGCGGCGACCCGCAACCTGCTGACGGGGCAATGA
- the moaC gene encoding cyclic pyranopterin monophosphate synthase MoaC, with translation MTGLTHLDEDGAARMVDVSAKATTAREAVASGRIDMRGDAAKAIADGLVKKGDVLAVARVAGIMAAKRTADLIPLCHPIALSAVTVDFDLDDSGVTVTATARTAGQTGVEMEALTAASVALLTIYDMAKALDKAMVIGGVQLEAKTGGKSGDWRRAS, from the coding sequence ATGACGGGTCTTACCCATCTGGACGAAGACGGCGCGGCGCGCATGGTCGACGTCTCGGCCAAGGCGACGACCGCGCGCGAAGCTGTCGCCTCCGGCCGCATCGACATGCGCGGCGACGCGGCGAAGGCGATCGCCGACGGTTTGGTCAAGAAGGGCGATGTCCTCGCCGTGGCGCGGGTGGCGGGCATCATGGCCGCCAAGCGCACCGCCGACCTCATCCCGCTTTGTCACCCGATCGCGCTCAGCGCCGTGACGGTCGATTTCGATCTGGACGATAGCGGCGTCACCGTGACCGCCACGGCCCGCACGGCAGGCCAGACCGGGGTGGAAATGGAGGCACTGACCGCCGCCTCCGTGGCCCTGCTCACCATTTACGACATGGCCAAAGCGCTGGACAAGGCGATGGTCATCGGCGGTGTGCAGCTGGAGGCCAAGACCGGCGGCAAATCCGGCGATTGGCGCCGCGCTTCATGA
- a CDS encoding molybdopterin molybdotransferase MoeA, with amino-acid sequence MSLLPVAEAQARLFALATRLPVETVPIADATGRWLADDLLAMRDQPWADLSAMDGYAVRAAEHPGPWRVTGKSAAGVAAPSPLAPGDACRIFTGAPLPPGADAILIQENAIRAGDLLTASDDPLPTGRHIRAAASDFARGSVLLDAGSHLGPAQVALAVLGGHGTVPVRRRPRIALLSTGNELVPPGAPTPPGFLPSSNAPMLAALLAALPCDVIDLGIVPDDMDAMVAAMERAGSANVIVSTGGASVGDHDLVRPAFVRAGGTLDFWKIRMRPGKPLMAGRLGDAMFLGLPGNPVSAFVTATLFLLPLVRHVGGATHPLPLATDASLASHLPATGDRDDYLRAWRAPDGIVSVTSQDSAATAAMAKADCVILRPAGSPPAQPGTRVVILPL; translated from the coding sequence ATGAGCCTGCTGCCGGTCGCCGAAGCGCAGGCGCGCCTGTTCGCCCTCGCCACGCGCCTGCCGGTCGAAACGGTTCCCATCGCCGACGCGACCGGCCGCTGGCTGGCGGACGATCTGCTCGCCATGCGTGACCAGCCCTGGGCCGACCTGTCGGCGATGGACGGCTATGCCGTGCGCGCGGCCGAACATCCCGGCCCGTGGCGGGTGACGGGGAAAAGCGCGGCAGGGGTTGCCGCGCCATCGCCGCTCGCCCCCGGCGACGCCTGCCGCATCTTCACCGGTGCGCCCCTGCCGCCGGGCGCGGACGCCATATTGATCCAGGAAAACGCCATACGCGCGGGCGACCTTCTGACGGCCAGCGACGATCCCCTGCCGACCGGTAGGCATATCCGCGCCGCCGCATCCGACTTCGCGCGCGGTTCGGTCTTGCTCGACGCGGGCAGCCACCTTGGCCCGGCGCAGGTCGCTCTCGCGGTGCTGGGGGGGCATGGCACGGTGCCGGTCCGCCGCCGTCCGCGGATCGCGCTGCTATCTACGGGCAATGAACTGGTGCCGCCCGGCGCGCCTACCCCGCCCGGCTTCCTCCCCTCGTCTAACGCGCCGATGCTGGCGGCGCTGCTGGCGGCCCTGCCCTGCGACGTGATCGACCTCGGCATCGTGCCGGACGATATGGACGCCATGGTCGCCGCAATGGAACGCGCCGGCAGCGCCAATGTCATCGTCTCGACCGGCGGCGCGTCCGTCGGCGACCATGATCTGGTGCGCCCCGCTTTCGTCCGCGCTGGCGGGACGCTCGATTTCTGGAAGATCAGGATGCGGCCGGGCAAACCGCTCATGGCAGGACGATTGGGCGACGCGATGTTCCTTGGCCTGCCGGGCAACCCTGTCTCCGCCTTCGTGACGGCAACCTTGTTCCTCCTGCCACTCGTCCGCCATGTCGGCGGCGCGACCCATCCGCTGCCGCTGGCGACCGACGCATCGCTGGCCTCTCATCTGCCTGCCACGGGCGACCGTGACGACTATCTGCGCGCCTGGCGTGCGCCTGATGGCATTGTGTCGGTAACGTCGCAGGATAGCGCCGCCACGGCCGCCATGGCGAAAGCCGATTGCGTGATCCTGCGCCCTGCCGGATCGCCACCCGCACAACCAGGAACACGCGTCGTCATCCTGCCGCTATGA
- the lexA gene encoding transcriptional repressor LexA: MLTPKQQELLSFIQTRLDEGGVSPSFEEMKDALDLRSKSGIHRLINALEERGFIRRLPNRARALEVLKLPDAMHRPPAPVIALKPKAAPAIPIAANDVIEIPLHGRIAAGVPIEAMEGQTMLSVPAALLGAGDHYALEVSGNSMMEAGILDGDFALIQRTDVAREGQIVVALIDEAEATLKYFRREGSRVRLDPANSAYEPQVYDPRQVRIQGKLAGLLRRYN; encoded by the coding sequence ATGTTGACCCCCAAGCAGCAGGAATTGCTGAGCTTCATTCAGACCCGATTGGACGAAGGCGGCGTGTCGCCCTCGTTCGAAGAAATGAAGGATGCTCTGGATTTGCGGTCCAAGTCCGGCATCCATCGCCTGATCAACGCTCTGGAAGAACGCGGCTTCATCCGCCGCCTGCCCAACCGTGCCCGCGCGCTGGAGGTGTTGAAGCTGCCCGACGCGATGCATCGCCCGCCAGCACCCGTGATCGCGCTCAAGCCCAAGGCTGCGCCCGCCATTCCGATCGCCGCCAATGACGTGATCGAAATCCCGCTGCACGGTCGAATCGCGGCCGGCGTCCCGATCGAGGCTATGGAGGGGCAGACGATGCTGTCCGTCCCCGCCGCCCTGCTGGGCGCGGGCGACCATTATGCGCTGGAAGTCTCGGGCAATTCGATGATGGAAGCGGGCATACTCGATGGCGACTTTGCGCTCATCCAGCGTACCGATGTCGCTCGCGAGGGCCAGATCGTCGTCGCCCTGATCGACGAGGCGGAAGCGACGCTCAAATATTTCCGCCGCGAAGGCAGCCGGGTCCGGCTCGATCCGGCCAACAGCGCCTATGAACCCCAGGTCTATGATCCACGGCAGGTCCGCATCCAAGGCAAGCTGGCGGGGCTGCTGCGCCGCTATAATTGA